Proteins encoded within one genomic window of Paraglaciecola psychrophila 170:
- a CDS encoding NAD(P)H-dependent flavin oxidoreductase, with the protein MSIPKTLQNKLTLPVISAPMFIISGPELVIAQCKAGIVGSFPALNARPQSLLGEWLTTIITELDAYQVANPNAIVSPYAVNLIVHKSNDRLEDDVNTCIEFKVPIIITSLRALDPNLVERIHAYGGIIFHDVINVRHAQKAIDVGVDGLVLVCAGAGGHAGTLSPFALVSEIKQFFDGPIALSGSIANGASILSAQALGADFAYIGTRFIASKEANAEQAYKTMLVESSAKDIVYSSLFTGVHGNYLKPSITNAGLDPDDLEQGDKNKMKFGSEGGSKTKAWKDIWGAGQGLGSIADVTDVATIVARFKTEYDLALSRLNGLNNQ; encoded by the coding sequence ATGTCAATTCCAAAGACATTACAAAATAAATTAACTTTGCCCGTCATCAGTGCTCCGATGTTTATCATCTCTGGACCTGAATTAGTCATCGCGCAATGTAAAGCTGGCATTGTTGGGTCTTTCCCGGCTCTTAATGCCCGCCCACAATCGTTACTGGGTGAGTGGCTAACCACTATAATCACTGAATTAGATGCCTATCAGGTAGCCAATCCGAACGCTATTGTTTCTCCTTATGCGGTTAATTTAATTGTGCACAAGAGTAACGACCGTTTAGAAGATGATGTGAACACCTGCATCGAATTCAAGGTGCCGATTATTATTACCAGCTTGCGTGCTTTAGATCCTAATTTGGTTGAACGTATTCATGCTTACGGTGGCATTATTTTTCACGATGTTATTAATGTGCGTCATGCCCAAAAAGCAATAGACGTCGGTGTTGATGGATTAGTGTTGGTGTGTGCTGGTGCTGGTGGTCATGCGGGAACGTTAAGTCCTTTTGCTTTAGTGAGTGAAATTAAACAATTTTTTGATGGCCCTATTGCGTTGTCAGGTTCGATTGCTAACGGTGCCTCTATATTGTCAGCACAAGCATTAGGGGCTGACTTTGCTTACATAGGCACGCGTTTTATTGCCAGCAAAGAAGCCAATGCCGAACAGGCATATAAAACTATGTTGGTTGAAAGTAGTGCCAAAGACATTGTGTACAGCTCTTTATTTACCGGCGTGCATGGAAATTACCTTAAACCCAGTATTACTAATGCTGGCTTAGACCCAGATGATTTGGAGCAGGGCGATAAAAATAAAATGAAATTTGGCTCCGAGGGTGGCAGTAAAACTAAGGCTTGGAAAGATATTTGGGGTGCAGGCCAAGGATTAGGTAGTATTGCTGATGTCACTGATGTGGCTACGATTGTTGCCCGCTTCAAAACAGAATATGACTTGGCATTATCCCGTTTAAATGGTCTGAATAATCAATAA
- a CDS encoding enoyl-CoA hydratase-related protein: MESEENVLIHTDSGVLHIGIHRPKKKNALTRSMYLAMAKALKDSVSDDSVKVVLIYGTQDAFSAGNDLNDFNTRDFDQPSPASILLRELHHYPKPIVGAVSGVAIGIGVTMLLHFDLVYASDTTFKMPFVDLGACPEGGSSLLIPLLAGHRKAAEVLMLGDSFNTQSAINMGIVNQQVDKSEVLEFALSKAKALALKPQNALRTTKRLLKAPQQTLLGQIIEDELVIFSELLQSEESQAARKIK; this comes from the coding sequence ATGGAATCTGAAGAAAACGTACTCATTCACACTGACAGTGGTGTTTTACATATTGGTATTCATCGTCCCAAGAAAAAAAATGCTTTAACCCGCTCAATGTATCTTGCTATGGCTAAAGCACTAAAAGACAGTGTGTCTGATGACAGTGTTAAAGTTGTGTTGATCTACGGCACTCAAGATGCATTTTCAGCAGGTAATGATTTAAACGATTTTAATACTCGTGATTTTGATCAACCTTCACCGGCATCAATTTTATTACGTGAACTACATCACTATCCTAAGCCAATCGTCGGAGCAGTATCTGGGGTAGCTATTGGTATAGGCGTCACCATGCTGCTGCATTTTGATTTGGTTTATGCATCAGACACGACTTTTAAAATGCCTTTTGTCGATTTAGGTGCTTGCCCTGAAGGTGGCTCAAGTCTGCTTATTCCTTTGTTAGCAGGTCATCGTAAAGCCGCAGAAGTATTAATGCTGGGTGATTCTTTTAATACGCAATCAGCTATTAATATGGGTATTGTTAACCAGCAAGTAGACAAATCTGAAGTACTTGAGTTTGCCTTATCTAAAGCAAAAGCATTGGCACTCAAACCTCAAAACGCTTTGCGAACCACTAAAAGATTGCTAAAAGCACCGCAGCAGACGCTGCTTGGTCAAATTATTGAAGATGAGTTAGTGATTTTTTCTGAGTTATTACAAAGCGAAGAATCTCAAGCCGCCAGAAAAATAAAATAA